From Segatella copri, the proteins below share one genomic window:
- a CDS encoding phage integrase SAM-like domain-containing protein, translating into MKIEKFKVLLYLKKSGLDKNGKAPIMGRITVNRTMAQFSCKLSCTPSLWNPRASRLEGKSKEAVETNKDIEQLLLSIQKAFDVLVEKRTDFEAKDVKEALQGSVKTQTTLLSFVDEHISELSTHEGIDMSKSSVWTYRKIRKNLAEFIGEKYRLTDLAFGQLTEPFISDFHHYLLDEKGFSSGTITIYVSLFKKMCRIAFERGLCKNLLFAHYRVGTPRVTTPKSLSMSDFIKIRDAELPEDKPRLSVSRDLFLFACYAGTAFIDTVSITKANVKVLEDGDKWLVYNRKKTGTLARVKLLPEALELMAKYEDGARDTLFPLLSTNRVRIDLITICKLAETSKTYSYHSGRHSFASLITLEAGVPMETICKMLGHKDVKMTQRYARVTQKKLFEDMDKFIAATEKDFILAL; encoded by the coding sequence ATGAAAATCGAAAAATTCAAGGTGTTGCTCTACCTAAAAAAGAGCGGATTGGACAAGAATGGAAAAGCTCCCATCATGGGACGCATCACGGTGAACAGGACTATGGCGCAGTTCTCCTGCAAGTTGTCTTGCACTCCATCGCTTTGGAATCCTCGTGCCAGCCGATTGGAGGGCAAGAGCAAGGAAGCCGTGGAGACCAACAAGGACATCGAGCAGTTGTTGCTTTCCATCCAAAAGGCATTCGATGTGCTTGTGGAAAAGAGAACGGACTTCGAGGCTAAGGATGTCAAGGAGGCTCTGCAGGGCAGCGTCAAGACACAGACCACCCTTCTCTCCTTCGTGGACGAGCATATCAGTGAACTCAGCACCCATGAGGGCATCGATATGTCGAAGAGCAGTGTCTGGACTTACAGAAAGATTCGCAAGAATCTCGCTGAGTTCATCGGGGAGAAGTATAGGTTGACTGATTTGGCTTTCGGACAGCTGACCGAGCCTTTCATCAGTGACTTTCACCATTACTTGCTTGACGAGAAAGGCTTTTCATCAGGAACCATCACCATCTATGTGTCGCTCTTCAAGAAGATGTGCCGCATCGCCTTTGAGCGAGGCTTGTGCAAGAACCTGCTGTTCGCCCATTATCGGGTTGGCACTCCAAGGGTTACGACACCCAAGTCTCTCAGCATGTCTGATTTCATAAAAATCCGTGATGCGGAACTGCCCGAAGACAAGCCGAGACTATCCGTTAGCCGTGACCTGTTTCTTTTCGCCTGCTATGCAGGAACAGCCTTCATAGACACCGTTTCCATCACGAAAGCCAATGTCAAGGTGTTGGAGGATGGTGACAAATGGCTCGTCTATAACCGCAAGAAGACCGGAACACTTGCCAGGGTGAAACTCCTGCCCGAGGCGTTGGAGCTGATGGCGAAATACGAGGACGGGGCAAGAGATACCCTTTTCCCATTGCTGAGCACGAATCGTGTTCGTATCGATCTCATCACCATCTGCAAGTTGGCGGAAACGAGCAAGACCTATTCCTACCATTCGGGACGACACTCGTTCGCCAGCCTCATTACGCTGGAGGCTGGTGTGCCGATGGAGACCATCTGCAAGATGCTCGGTCACAAGGATGTGAAGATGACGCAGCGGTATGCGAGAGTAACCCAAAAGAAGCTGTTTGAGGACATGGACAAGTTCATCGCTGCAACCGAGAAGGACTTTATTCTCGCATTATGA